One Gemmatimonadota bacterium genomic region harbors:
- a CDS encoding P-II family nitrogen regulator — protein sequence MKKIEAFIKPFKLDEVKEALTELGLVGMSVGEYRGFGRQRGHREFYRGSEYHVDFLPKLKIELVVADDELEKAIEAILETATTGEVGDGKIFVSTVEQAIRIRTRETGEAAL from the coding sequence ATGAAAAAAATTGAGGCATTTATCAAGCCGTTTAAGTTAGATGAAGTAAAGGAAGCACTCACCGAATTGGGATTGGTGGGGATGTCGGTTGGCGAATACCGGGGGTTTGGTCGCCAGCGCGGGCATCGGGAGTTTTACAGGGGTAGCGAATATCACGTGGATTTTTTACCGAAACTCAAAATTGAACTGGTGGTCGCTGACGACGAGTTGGAAAAGGCGATTGAAGCTATTCTGGAGACCGCCACCACGGGCGAAGTCGGCGATGGGAAGATTTTTGTGAGTACTGTTGAGCAAGCGATCCGCATTCGCACGCGAGAGACAGGAGAAGCGGCGTTATAG
- a CDS encoding cupin domain-containing protein: MPVTRLSETTAEEFPWGTLNWLMGQAIDPDAKQTFGMAVIQPGQQNPPHYHPNCEEILYVVSGTCEHTYGDDCYQLKPGDSIRVPAGVIHHAINNGDEPLRAIISFSSGDRQTVFLE, from the coding sequence ATGCCTGTAACGAGACTATCGGAAACCACAGCCGAAGAATTCCCCTGGGGCACCCTCAACTGGCTCATGGGCCAGGCCATTGACCCCGATGCCAAACAGACTTTTGGCATGGCCGTCATTCAACCCGGCCAGCAAAATCCACCGCATTACCATCCCAATTGCGAAGAAATCCTCTACGTCGTCTCCGGAACATGCGAACACACATATGGCGACGACTGCTATCAGCTCAAACCGGGCGATAGCATTCGGGTTCCCGCCGGCGTAATCCACCACGCCATCAACAACGGCGACGAGCCGCTGCGCGCAATCATCTCCTTTTCATCGGGCGATCGTCAAACCGTATTTCTCGAATAG
- a CDS encoding HAD-IA family hydrolase gives MTIRAIIFDMDGTLTESYINWPALRSKINCPPEKTIIEHIDSLPAKQRKQANDILLQQEWEAAQHAAIRTGATELIDALRARKYKLGLVTNNHGAAMHRVINRLNRTFDIALSRDDGPIKPSPYLIHKTLQALGSSPNEAISIGDSRYDLMASAAARVRCIHFTDGASDLTHDLQVASLPAIIPLLDRL, from the coding sequence ATGACTATTCGCGCCATCATCTTCGACATGGACGGCACGCTCACAGAATCGTACATCAACTGGCCGGCGTTGCGATCAAAAATCAATTGCCCGCCCGAAAAAACCATCATCGAACACATCGACAGTTTGCCGGCAAAACAACGCAAACAGGCCAATGACATCCTTCTCCAACAAGAATGGGAAGCAGCACAACACGCCGCCATTCGCACTGGCGCAACAGAACTCATCGACGCACTGCGAGCGCGCAAATACAAACTCGGCCTGGTCACCAACAACCACGGCGCCGCCATGCACCGTGTAATCAACCGACTCAATCGCACCTTTGACATCGCCCTCAGCCGCGACGACGGCCCCATAAAACCCAGCCCCTACCTCATCCACAAAACGCTCCAGGCCCTCGGCAGTTCCCCAAACGAAGCCATAAGCATCGGCGATAGCCGTTACGATCTCATGGCCTCTGCCGCCGCCCGCGTGCGCTGTATTCACTTCACCGATGGCGCATCCGACCTCACGCACGATCTCCAGGTCGCGTCACTACCTGCGATCATACCGCTCCTGGATCGGCTTTAG
- a CDS encoding pyridoxal phosphate-dependent aminotransferase, whose amino-acid sequence MMNIANRMSLLGTESAFEVLVKARALEAMGHDVVHLEIGEPDFDTPAHIVEAGQRALSDGFTHYGPPVGLPELREAIAEEISTTRQIDVHPDQVVVTPGAKPIMFYSILALAEPGDEVIYPNPGFPIYESVIRFAGAQPVPVPLTEDRGFSLDADQLRDLVTERTKLIILNSPQNPTGGIIPEGDLQAIAEVAVEHQIPVLSDEIYSRMVYGNEFHSISACEGIADLLIILDGFSKTYAMTGWRIGYGVMPMDLVPHFDRLMVNSNSCTAAFTQMAAVAALKGPQDAVEDMMAAFRKRRAIIVEGLNAIEGITCPMPEGAFYAFPNIMGLGKSSAEVADVILNEGHVACLAGSGFGEYGEGYLRFSYANSVENIEKALARIRMCAERMVSAKADPGAV is encoded by the coding sequence ATGATGAATATTGCAAATCGCATGTCGCTGTTGGGGACGGAGTCTGCATTTGAGGTGCTGGTAAAGGCGCGCGCGCTGGAGGCGATGGGACACGATGTGGTGCATCTGGAAATTGGCGAGCCGGATTTTGATACGCCCGCGCATATTGTCGAGGCGGGGCAACGAGCACTGTCAGATGGGTTTACGCATTACGGTCCGCCCGTGGGATTGCCCGAGTTGCGCGAGGCAATAGCGGAAGAGATTTCGACAACGCGACAGATTGACGTGCATCCCGATCAGGTGGTGGTGACGCCCGGTGCCAAGCCGATTATGTTTTATTCTATTCTCGCATTGGCAGAGCCTGGTGATGAGGTGATTTATCCGAATCCGGGTTTTCCGATTTACGAGTCGGTGATTCGCTTTGCGGGTGCGCAACCCGTGCCCGTGCCTTTGACGGAGGATCGCGGATTTAGCCTGGATGCGGATCAGTTGCGCGATCTGGTGACGGAACGCACAAAGCTGATTATTCTAAATTCACCGCAAAATCCCACGGGCGGCATAATTCCAGAAGGTGATTTGCAGGCGATTGCCGAGGTGGCGGTCGAGCACCAGATTCCCGTGTTGTCCGATGAGATTTATTCTCGGATGGTCTATGGCAATGAGTTTCACAGCATTTCGGCGTGTGAGGGTATTGCCGATTTGTTGATTATTCTCGATGGGTTTTCCAAGACGTATGCGATGACGGGCTGGCGCATTGGCTATGGCGTGATGCCTATGGATCTCGTGCCGCATTTTGATCGGCTGATGGTCAATAGCAATTCGTGTACGGCTGCGTTTACGCAAATGGCGGCTGTGGCTGCGTTGAAGGGTCCGCAGGATGCGGTTGAGGATATGATGGCTGCGTTTCGCAAACGGCGTGCGATTATTGTAGAGGGTTTGAATGCGATTGAGGGGATTACCTGCCCGATGCCCGAGGGCGCTTTTTACGCGTTTCCAAATATTATGGGATTGGGCAAGTCGTCTGCGGAAGTCGCGGATGTGATTTTGAATGAGGGACACGTAGCGTGTCTGGCGGGGTCGGGCTTTGGGGAATACGGCGAGGGGTATTTGCGGTTTTCTTACGCGAATTCTGTGGAAAATATCGAAAAGGCGTTGGCGCGCATCCGAATGTGTGCAGAAAGGATGGTGTCTGCTAAAGCCGATCCAGGAGCGGTATGA
- a CDS encoding LUD domain-containing protein, whose protein sequence is MSDELIDAFVKKYASLSGVAHVAEGADAVAPIVVSVLREVGCKRVVFAELPDGLDDVVERACVDAGIDVRVPPFDSSELPHAIDVAEGGVSWAVFAVAESGSLVEFALDDAVRLVSTLPRVHIGIFKASTLLENLRDAAEPLRQFYLDHPENATATFISGPSRTADIEMRLTLGVHGPEVAHAIVIK, encoded by the coding sequence ATGAGTGATGAATTGATCGATGCTTTTGTCAAAAAGTACGCGTCTTTGTCCGGGGTGGCGCATGTGGCTGAGGGTGCTGATGCGGTTGCGCCCATTGTGGTCAGTGTGCTCAGGGAGGTGGGTTGTAAGCGGGTTGTGTTCGCCGAGTTGCCCGATGGATTGGACGATGTTGTTGAACGCGCGTGTGTGGATGCGGGGATTGATGTGCGCGTGCCGCCTTTTGACAGTTCCGAATTGCCCCACGCGATTGATGTTGCCGAGGGGGGTGTGTCCTGGGCGGTTTTTGCGGTGGCTGAGTCGGGAAGTCTCGTCGAGTTTGCTCTGGACGATGCCGTGCGTCTTGTTTCGACTTTGCCCCGCGTACATATCGGTATTTTTAAGGCGAGTACGCTGCTGGAGAATTTGAGGGATGCGGCTGAGCCGTTGCGCCAGTTTTATCTGGATCATCCCGAAAATGCAACGGCGACTTTTATTTCTGGACCGAGCCGAACCGCAGATATTGAGATGCGGCTGACGCTGGGGGTTCACGGTCCCGAAGTTGCACACGCAATTGTTATCAAGTAA